The region GTGGCAAGTTTGCCTGCGGTGGTCTTTGGGCAGAGTTAAAAACATTCAATCTTGCTAAGCAGATTTGCAGTGCTGAGGTTGTCACTTACCGCCAACGGGAAAAAGACACGCTTTTCTTAGATGACTTACTAAAACAGAAAGACTTAGATGATGTCATTTTTGTGATTAGCTGGGGATTTGATATTCCCAAACTTGCTGCCAAGCTAAAAACCTATAATGTTGTTTACCATGCCCACAGTGCGGGATACAAATTCACGCTTCCTTCAAGTATTCCCATCATCACTGTGAGCCGAAATACAATGGGATATTGGGGACAAAATTCTCCTAATTCACTCATTTATTATTTGCCAAATCAGATTTCTGATGAATTTGAAAACATTAACCAAAATCGGGATATTGATGTGTTAGTTCAAGCTCGTAAATCTTCTGAGTATTTAATTCAGGATTTAATTCCAGCATTGCAAAAGCAGTGTAACGTATTCGTTGTTGATTCCTATGTGAAAGATTTAACAGGACTTTTCAATCGAGCAAAGGTTTATCTCTACGACTCTGGTGAGTACTGGGCGCAACAGGGAGTGAGCGAAGGATTTGGTCTGCAACCAATGGAAGCTCTCGCCTGTGGTTGTCAGGTTTTTTCTAGTGTGAATGGTGGACTATCGGATTACTTAGATCCAGGATTTAATTGCTATAAAATTGCTGGGTATTCAAAAGAGTATGATGTTCAGCGGATTTTAAAAGTGCTAGAAAATTCAGGATCGCTCAGATTGTCGGAACAGGTTCTTGCAGAGTATCGGGCTGAAAATATCGTTAAACGGTTACAGGTAATTTTAGAAGATATCAATGATTTTTTTGACAGTAAAAAACATTACTCGCCCAATATTAAGAGCTTGACGAGAATGCGTATTGCTAAACTACTCACTCAGAGAATTAGTAGCAAGTTGAGGAAAAAGTTTTTTAGCTGATACGGAATCCGGGTTTATTACCCCCCTTTTATGAGTAATATCGTGTCCGGTTGCATCGTTAGTGTAAGAGTGATACGGGAAATTGTCTGTTGTCATCAATGGTTAAATTTTTACCGCAGATGAAGACTCTGGAACGCAGATAAACGCAGATAACAGAGAGATTTTTCTCTTGCAATCGATGCTACCGGACATGATATAAATTGTAGAGACGTTTCATGAAACGTCTCTACAGCAGATCGAGATAAAGGGGGTTGCTCAAATCAAGGAAAGGACTGTGTTTGTACTCAGCACTAAAGCCGAAGCACTCAGCACTTTGCTATAGGTAGGGACTCAATCCAGCCTTGGCCAATCTGGGATTTCCGCCCCATCTTCACCGC is a window of Argonema galeatum A003/A1 DNA encoding:
- a CDS encoding glycosyltransferase produces the protein MRKLYFLVPGTGGKFACGGLWAELKTFNLAKQICSAEVVTYRQREKDTLFLDDLLKQKDLDDVIFVISWGFDIPKLAAKLKTYNVVYHAHSAGYKFTLPSSIPIITVSRNTMGYWGQNSPNSLIYYLPNQISDEFENINQNRDIDVLVQARKSSEYLIQDLIPALQKQCNVFVVDSYVKDLTGLFNRAKVYLYDSGEYWAQQGVSEGFGLQPMEALACGCQVFSSVNGGLSDYLDPGFNCYKIAGYSKEYDVQRILKVLENSGSLRLSEQVLAEYRAENIVKRLQVILEDINDFFDSKKHYSPNIKSLTRMRIAKLLTQRISSKLRKKFFS